The Microbispora sp. ZYX-F-249 sequence GATGCTGGCCCAGGGGAAGACCAGCAGGATGACGGCGATGCCGAAGTTCGACGGGTTCATGAAGTGGCGTAGGCGGCCCTTGACCGGGGCCCGCAGCACCCACTTGGCGCCGACCGCCACCACGACGCCGAACAGCAGCACGAGGACCTGGTCGTTGACGTAGGTGAGCATGTTCATGGCCAGGCTCGTGATGTGCGCCGGGTAGAGGAACTCCACCAGGCCGCGCAGGCCGTTGCCCTTGTACCGCGGGGGCCGTCCCTCGGCCCGCGAGCCGATCCACTCCAGGCCGATCTCCGTGGCGTACCCGGTGGCCAGGGCGATGAAGGGCCACAGCCAGGGCTGCTCGAAGCCGAGGATCGTGTAGCCGACGATGTTGAAGACCGAAATCGAGATCGCGAAGTTGCGCAGCGCGGTGACCACCTTGGGGTCGTGGCGCGGCCCCGCGACGGGCGTTTTCTCAGCCATGTCCGATCACTTCTCCTTGGCCTGCCGGCCGAGCTTGAGCGAGTGCCAGCCCGGGGTGAGCTGGAGATCCTGTTCGCGCACCTGTCCGGTGCGGTCGCGCCACTGCAGGCGCACCTTCACGGGTCCCGTGATGTTCTGGCCGAGGCCGATGTGCACGTCGGTGGTGCGGCGGCCGGAGTGACCGCTGCTGCCGTCGACCCGGCTGATGAACGTCCGGCCGTCGGGGGTCATGACGCAGACCTGCGCACCGGTCACCGGCGAGCCGGCCGCGGGCAGCGCGCCGTCGGCGGGCTTCTCGTCGCGGGTCAGGCGCAGCCCGAGGTACGCGCCCTGCGACGGGCTCTGGTTGTGGTAGAAGATCGGCGCGTCCCACTGGCGGGCGACGGCGAAGTCCAGGCGGCCGTCGCCGTCGGCGTCGCCGGTCGCGATGCCGCGGGTCGGCACCGGCACGGCGAGACCGAGCTTCGGGGCGAGGTCGATGTAGCGGCCCTCGGGGCCCTTGGCGAAGAAGTGCAGCGTCTGGTTGCCCGCGATGTCGTCCCCGGCGGTGGCGTTCGGCCACCAGGTGGGGTTCTGCAGCATCTGGTCGTTGGCCGTGGCCAGCTCCTGGAGCTGCGGCCAGCGGTCGATCTGACCCTTGACGAAGCCGGTCGCCTGGGCGATGGCCGGCTCACCGCTGTTGTTGAAGTCCTCGATCTTGACGTCCCAGCCCCAGCCGGACCACGCGGTCTGCGCGGGCGCGCTCTCGTCGCGGTACGGCGCCACGCCCTCGCGGAACTTCTCGCGCAGCTCGCTCTGGTTCTTCACGTCGGCGACGAACTGGAAGTTGCTCTCCTCGATGCCCCAGGAGGTGGTGATGTTGCTGACGAACATGTCGTAGATGCCGTCGTGGTTGAGGTCGCCGAAGTCGACGCCCATGCCCTTGAAGGAGTCGTGGCCCACGCTCTTCGACTTGGGGACGAAGGCCGAGCGGACGCCCTCGACCAGGGAGAACTTGAACTGTCCCGGGGTGGAGCGGTTGTACAGCATCCGGTCGGGGCCGAAGTCGTTGGCCAGGTACAGCTCGGGCAGCAGGTCGCCGTCGAGGTCGTTGGCGGCCGCGCCGAGCTCCCAGCCCCTCGACACCTCCTCGGGCAGCACGTCG is a genomic window containing:
- a CDS encoding CRTAC1 family protein, which produces MTATLGWLRRQLAGIVALVLVATAFLIARLPSYSAAQTAETASKYAFEPLSVSLPSGYTQQSIRKVNKDYTHIDAWISSVGAAIAMNDLDGDGLSNDLCLVDTRIDQVVVTPTPGAKSERYAPFALNPAPLPVNDHMAPMGCVPGDYNEDGRLDLLVYMWGRTPILYLAKTGAKGLSAETYKPVELVQGVNVTNGEYTGPQWNSNAATVADFDGDGHDDIFIGNYFADGPVLDPTVSGGVHMNHSMSNGHNGGENYFFRWTGAKSGDKPAATYQKFDDVLPEEVSRGWELGAAANDLDGDLLPELYLANDFGPDRMLYNRSTPGQFKFSLVEGVRSAFVPKSKSVGHDSFKGMGVDFGDLNHDGIYDMFVSNITTSWGIEESNFQFVADVKNQSELREKFREGVAPYRDESAPAQTAWSGWGWDVKIEDFNNSGEPAIAQATGFVKGQIDRWPQLQELATANDQMLQNPTWWPNATAGDDIAGNQTLHFFAKGPEGRYIDLAPKLGLAVPVPTRGIATGDADGDGRLDFAVARQWDAPIFYHNQSPSQGAYLGLRLTRDEKPADGALPAAGSPVTGAQVCVMTPDGRTFISRVDGSSGHSGRRTTDVHIGLGQNITGPVKVRLQWRDRTGQVREQDLQLTPGWHSLKLGRQAKEK